The Setaria viridis chromosome 6, Setaria_viridis_v4.0, whole genome shotgun sequence genome contains a region encoding:
- the LOC140223116 gene encoding uncharacterized protein: MAPSNTTTSFALRSVLEKDKLNGTNYSDWIRNLRIVLRAEKKEDVLDNPLPEEPAEDAPAAAKNAYKKACDANLEVSCLMLACMEPELQMQFETNHEAHDMIVALRDMFQTQARTERFNVSKAFVESKLAEGAAVGPHVIKMVGYTQRLEKLGFPLGQELATDFILSSLPASYGNFISNYHMHGTEKGLNELCGMLKTAEADIKKSASTSHVMAIQNKPSFKKKGNSWKKKGKAGTSKPNPPPKVKAGPGPAPDKECFYCHELGHWKRNCKQYLASLKNGGSKSTSTSGNDKK, encoded by the exons atggcacctagcaacaccaccacatcgtttgctttgcgttcggtccttgagaaggacaagttgaatggaacaaactactcggattggatccgcaacctgagaattgttctcagggccgagaaaaaggaagatgttctagacaacccactaccagaagaacctgctgaggatgcacccgctgctgctaagaatgcttacaagaaagcatgtgatgctaacctcgaagtaagctgccttatgcttgcttgcatggaacccgagctgcagatgcagttcgaaacaaaccatgaggcgcacgatatgatcgtggcgcttagagacatgttccaaacacaggccaggactgaaaggttcaatgtgtctaaggcctttgttgagagcaagctagcagaaggcgcagcagtaggaccacacgtaatcaagatggttggttacactcaacggttggagaagctaggcttcccactgggccaagagttggccactgatttcattctttcatctcttccggctagctatgggaacttcatctcgaactaccatatgcatgggacggagaagggtctgaatgagctgtgtggtatgctcaagacagcagaggctgacattaagaaaagcgctagtaccagccatgtgatggcgatacagaacaagcccagctttaagaagaagggcaattcttggaagaagaagggcaaggctggaacgtccaagccaaacccaccgcccaaggttaaagctggacctggacctgctccagataaagagtgcttttactgtcatgaacttggtcactggaagagaaactgcaagcagtacctagcttcgttgaagaacggcggaagtaagagtacttctacctcag ggaatgataagaagtag